One Lentimicrobium sp. L6 DNA window includes the following coding sequences:
- a CDS encoding formylglycine-generating enzyme family protein translates to MNYRIIKRQQILAFLLISCLIISCTKKEDTVIETIDYKSIEFVQVSGGSFQMGDAQGEANTKPVHQVSLNSFQISKQEITNYQYCQFLNDIGCGENGVFEGVTYLEIENSFVQINYSNGSFSPESGKHNHPVIIVTWVGAKAFANWLGGRLASEAEWEFAARGGINSQNYIYSGSNDPNEVAWYFIDYGNGSQEVGTKKPNELGLFDMSGNVMEWCNDWYEYNYYGLSPENNPQGPLTGVSRVVRGGSWYNPVVCSGISFRYPGADPNAASSYIGFRVVK, encoded by the coding sequence ATGAATTATAGAATAATAAAAAGGCAACAGATTTTAGCTTTTTTACTTATTTCCTGTCTAATTATTTCCTGTACAAAGAAGGAGGATACAGTAATAGAAACAATAGATTATAAATCTATAGAATTTGTACAAGTTTCTGGAGGAAGTTTTCAAATGGGAGATGCACAAGGGGAAGCAAACACAAAACCAGTGCATCAAGTCAGCCTAAATAGTTTTCAAATATCGAAACAAGAGATCACTAATTATCAATATTGTCAGTTTCTAAACGATATAGGATGTGGTGAGAATGGTGTTTTTGAAGGTGTCACCTATCTGGAAATTGAAAATTCTTTTGTACAGATTAATTATAGCAATGGAAGTTTCAGCCCAGAGTCAGGGAAGCATAACCATCCTGTAATTATTGTAACATGGGTTGGAGCAAAAGCTTTTGCAAATTGGCTAGGAGGACGTCTAGCAAGCGAAGCGGAATGGGAGTTTGCAGCCAGAGGAGGAATTAATAGTCAGAACTATATATACAGCGGAAGTAACGATCCTAATGAAGTAGCTTGGTATTTTATAGATTACGGAAATGGCTCACAAGAAGTAGGCACCAAAAAACCAAATGAATTAGGTCTTTTTGATATGAGTGGAAATGTGATGGAGTGGTGTAATGATTGGTATGAATATAATTATTATGGTCTAAGTCCTGAAAATAATCCTCAGGGACCATTAACCGGTGTCAGTCGTGTTGTTAGAGGTGGCTCTTGGTATAATCCAGTTGTTTGTAGTGGCATTTCTTTTCGTTACCCAGGAGCAGATCCAAATGCAGCAAGCTCTTATATTGGTTTTCGTGTTGTCAAATAA
- a CDS encoding toxin-antitoxin system YwqK family antitoxin, with protein MKKSILLLALSLIITALSAQELQLQEGKAYKDGKLFTGVDVTFFVDTEIKEIETNYAKGLKDGTEFFFHENGQKKAERVWKKGAKEGIWMNWDEEGNKTAEASYTKNKKDGAWFIWSSKGVKLFEMHYDKGKKVGKWLQWDETGQLTMEKEF; from the coding sequence ATGAAGAAAAGCATATTACTTTTAGCACTTAGCCTGATTATAACAGCCCTAAGTGCTCAAGAGTTGCAGCTACAAGAAGGGAAGGCCTATAAAGATGGAAAGCTTTTCACTGGAGTAGATGTAACTTTTTTTGTGGACACAGAAATAAAAGAAATTGAAACCAATTACGCTAAAGGATTAAAAGATGGCACTGAATTCTTTTTTCATGAAAATGGGCAAAAGAAAGCAGAGCGAGTCTGGAAAAAAGGAGCCAAAGAAGGTATTTGGATGAATTGGGATGAAGAAGGAAATAAAACCGCTGAAGCATCCTATACCAAAAACAAAAAAGATGGCGCTTGGTTTATTTGGTCATCAAAAGGAGTAAAACTTTTTGAAATGCATTATGATAAAGGTAAAAAAGTAGGTAAATGGCTACAGTGGGATGAAACTGGGCAATTAACCATGGAAAAAGAATTCTAG
- a CDS encoding carboxypeptidase-like regulatory domain-containing protein, whose protein sequence is MKKGIFLIVLSLVLTIFVQASVVEKVTVPPVATMSINGVIADVDTDETLAGVMVSIEGTDYKTLTDLDGKFRFEGIEAGDYDLKLSYISYKEVKVENIETKSSNKTLELTLKSE, encoded by the coding sequence ATGAAAAAAGGTATATTTTTAATCGTTCTAAGTTTAGTTTTAACTATTTTTGTTCAAGCATCAGTAGTAGAAAAAGTAACAGTTCCTCCAGTGGCAACCATGAGTATTAATGGTGTAATAGCTGATGTAGACACCGACGAAACTCTTGCAGGAGTTATGGTTAGTATTGAAGGTACAGATTACAAGACATTAACCGACTTAGACGGAAAATTCAGGTTTGAAGGTATTGAAGCTGGCGATTATGACTTAAAGCTATCTTATATTTCTTATAAAGAAGTAAAAGTGGAAAACATAGAAACTAAATCTAGTAACAAAACTTTAGAGCTGACACTCAAATCTGAGTAG